GAGACCGCCCTCGTCCCCCTCGGGGTGAAGGTGAAGGAGCGGCGTGAGAGGGCCGCCGAGGCACTGAAGTCCGTGGGTCTCGGCGAGCGGCTCGGGCATCTGCCGAGCGAGATGTCGGGCGGTCAGCAGCAGCGCGTCGCGATCGCCCGCGCGCTGGTGAAGCAGCCGAAGGTGCTGCTCGCCGACGAACCCACCGGAAACCTCGACGAGTCGATGCGCGACGAGATCATGGAGGTGCTCGAACGCATGTGGAAGGAGCACGGGTTGACCTTCATCATGGTCACCCATGACTCGTCGATCGCGAAGAAGGCCCCGCGGGTCGCGACCATCCGCAAGGGGAAGATCACCGTCAAGGAGAACGCGGGGGCATGACAGCGGAAGGCCGACCTCGAAAGCCGCTGCTGTGTAACGGAGTTCACGCGAAGGCGTAACAGTTCGCAGGCGGCCTTCTCAGCTGTCTCTCATCTCTTGAGGGTCCTGATCACCCCCCGGCATACTGCGTGTTCCGGGGGATTGACGTGCGGATGTGCGGGACTGCCCCCGGCCGGGCGAACGGGGAATTCGCCCGGCACTTCACCTCCAGGGGGAGTCTTGCGCAGACAAGTGAAAAAGGCATGCGCGGCGACCGTCGCCACGGCGGCCGCCGTGGCGTTGGCGGCGGGCATGACCAGCCCGGCGTCGGCGAAGTCGGTGGCCGCCGCCGGCAAGGCGGCATCAGGCCTCAAGGCCGACCACCGCATCACGCTGATCACCGGTGACCGCGTCGTCGTCGACGCCAAGGGCCGGGTCGTCGGCCTGGAGCGGGCCAAGGGCCGCGAAAACGTTCCGGCGCAGATCCGCAAGGCCGACGGCCACACCTACGTCGTACCGGCCGACGCGGCAGGGATGATCGCCCGTGGAAAGCTCGACCGGCGGCTGTTCGACGTCACCGAACTCAACAAGTCCCGGACCCGCAACGCCCAGAAGAACGGCCTGAAGGTCATCGTCGGCTACAAGGGCACGGCGAGCGCCGCGAAGGCCGACGTCCGCGAGGCGGGCACGCTGCGCCGGAGCCTGAAGTCCCTGAACGCGGACGCGGTGCAGACGCCCCAGCGGGACGCGAACGAGCTGTGGAAGGCCGTCACCGACGGCGACGCCACCGCTTCCGGTATCGCGCACGTGTGGCTCGACGGCGTCCGCAAGGCCAGCCTCGACAAGTCGGTGCCGCAGATCGGCGCTCCCGCGGCGTGGGCCGCCGGCTACGACGGCAAGGGCGTCAAGGTCGCCGTGCTGGACACGGGTGTCTACGCCGATCACCCGGACCTCAAGGGCCAGGTGATCGAGGCCAAGAACTTCTCGACCGCCGCGACCACCGCCGACAAGGTCGGTCATGGAACGCACGTGGCGTCCATCGTGGCCGGCACC
The Streptomyces sp. CGMCC 4.7035 DNA segment above includes these coding regions:
- a CDS encoding ABC transporter ATP-binding protein — its product is MYELRGVTKRYMRGKETINALDDVDLAIGDGDRLVIQGPTGGGKSTLLQMLGGLDKPTAGSVELDGIDLARLSEAKLTKVRSENIGFVFQSFNLIPTLTAQENVETALVPLGVKVKERRERAAEALKSVGLGERLGHLPSEMSGGQQQRVAIARALVKQPKVLLADEPTGNLDESMRDEIMEVLERMWKEHGLTFIMVTHDSSIAKKAPRVATIRKGKITVKENAGA